A window of Rhinatrema bivittatum chromosome 2, aRhiBiv1.1, whole genome shotgun sequence contains these coding sequences:
- the C2H8orf76 gene encoding uncharacterized protein C8orf76 homolog isoform X2 produces MEPLGWEFEESLFDSGSEIDTAAPSFPYTAKACAPKKALQEYSSCFLLLPSANTAMRRDVQESQARCLLRLGKHEEALGIAQKLMSRATNVDHLTAVLNLQVAIHAGQGMWQKAISCLQQLVSFHPFNPCNWKKLAEAYMSLAWTVSVSASSIQQAPGENFRNSADSLARFKECTASRYDKAEASVMERTCTAHSAEPNGRKASARSGDQSRGQDEAKPPAFDSRAQRNRKELETIACASFVRSRLLLQLMQSQQASFVLENNIKTQQEIEEKLKGFALQEDMLGLITEIMGEDLTPERMKEEVQVEGKCGGGTALAASMIASDAEFTDKWFRKTLDGFFHFTNSVGHRQALESRANWQPD; encoded by the exons aaaGCACTCCAGGAATATTCAAGCTGCTTTCTACTCTTGCCATCTGCTAACACTGCCATGAGACGAGATGTCCAGGAGAGCCAGGCCCGCTGTTTGCTTCGCTTAGGAAAGCACGAGGAAGCCTTAGGGATTGCCCAGAAACTG ATGAGCAGAGCAACAAACGTTGATCATTTAACGGCAGTGCTTAACCTCCAGGTTGCTATACACGCTGGTCAGGGAATGTGGCAGAAGGCCATCTCGTGCCTGCAGCAGCTGGTCTCCTTCCATCCTTTTAATCCGTGTAACTGGAAGAAACTTGCCGAGGCATACATGAGCCTTGCGTGGACTGTCTCTGTCTCTGCCTCTTCCATCCAGCAGGCCCCAGGCGAAAACTTTCGAAATTCTGCAGACTCGTTGGCACGGTTCAAAGAATGCACTGCCTCTCGGTATGACAAAGCAGAAGCCAGCGTGATGGAACGCACCTGCACCGCTCATTCTGCAGAACCAAATGGCAGGAAGGCTTCGGCTCGCAGTGGTGACCAAAGCAGAGGGCAGGATGAAGCAAAGCCTCCTGCATTCGACTCCAGGGCACAGAGGAACAGGAAAGAACTGGAGACAATTGCATGTGCTTCTTTTGTGAGATCCAG gctcctgctgcagctgatgcAATCCCAACAAGCGTCATTCGTTTTGGAGAATAATATAAAAACCCAGCAGGAAATTGAAGAAAAGTTAAAAGGTTTTGCTTTGCAGGAAGACATGTTGGGCTTGATTACTGAG ATCATGGGGGAGGACCTTACCCCAGAAAGAATGAAAGAGGAGGTCCAGGTGGAGGGGAAATGTGGAGGAGGTACTGCACTGGCAGCATCTATGATTGCATCGGACGCAGAATTCACTGACAAATGGTTCAGAAAAACATTAGATGGCTTCTTCCACTTTACAAATTCTGTAGGTCATAGACAAGCACTAGAATCTCGAGCAAACTGGCAGCCAGATTGA